In Helianthus annuus cultivar XRQ/B chromosome 9, HanXRQr2.0-SUNRISE, whole genome shotgun sequence, the following are encoded in one genomic region:
- the LOC110877743 gene encoding Golgi apparatus membrane protein-like protein ECHIDNA, protein MDLNPPPGENYANPRICLFHVLFKAGALAFYILSALFFDSFVIIFVVTVLLSALDFWVVKNVSGRILVGLRWWNEIDDNGESVWKFECLDQESLARMNKKDSWLFWWTLYLTAVIWIFFGIFSLIRFQADYLLVVGVCLTLSIANIVGFTKCRKDAKKQIQQFASQTIANRFSSTIQSAFSVV, encoded by the exons ATGGATCTGAATCCG CCTCCAGGAGAAAACTATGCAAACCCAAGGATATGCTTATTTCATGTGCTTTTCAAG GCTGGAGCGTTAGCGTTTTACATATTATCAGCCCTCTTTTTCGATAGTTTCGTCATAATATTTGTGGTTACTGTTCTTCTGTCTGCTCTTGATTTTTGGGTGGTGAAAAATGTCAGTGGTCGAATCTTAGTTGGTTTGAGGTGGTGGAATGAAATTGATGACAATGGCGAGAGTGTGTGGAAATTTGAATGCCTTGACCAAGAG TCGCTGGCTCGTATGAACAAAAAGGATTCATGGCTGTTCTGGTGGACTCTTTACTTGACT GCGGTTATATGGATCTTCTTTGGAATATTCTCTCTAATAAGGTTCCAAGCCGATTATCTCCTTGTCGTTGGAGTTTGCTTGACCCTCAGCATTGCAAATATAGTTGGCTTTACAAAATGCCGTAAAG ATGCAAAGAAGCAGATTCAACAATTTGCCTCCCAGACTATCGCGAACCGGTTCTCATCTACAATACAATCTGCTTTTAGCGTGGTGTGA